From the Serratia nematodiphila DZ0503SBS1 genome, one window contains:
- a CDS encoding ATP-grasp fold amidoligase family protein — MLNTLVKSISKRLPDAWHHQVKYALYFKKLPHLSKPTGFSEKIMRRKIYPRSIYTTLSDKYKVREFIAGLWGEEYLVELYAHGTELSYDTFRQLPDAFVLKANHGSGYNRLVFDKQQVSYAELYDLSSAWMRSNFYEQSREKHYLDIEPCIMVERMLLDGEQVPNDIKFHCFNDNHEIRMFIQVDYQRFGTHRRDIFDIDWNRTEIRISLPNADEPMPRPTRLEEMTRLARQVAQQFSYVRVDFYQVGEKVYFGELTFTPGAGLSKLKPENIEQEWGSYFTE; from the coding sequence ATGTTAAACACCCTGGTTAAAAGCATTTCCAAGCGCCTGCCCGATGCCTGGCACCATCAGGTTAAATACGCGCTCTATTTCAAAAAACTGCCGCACTTGTCAAAACCGACCGGCTTCAGCGAAAAGATCATGCGCCGCAAAATTTATCCGCGCAGCATCTACACCACCTTGTCGGACAAATACAAGGTCCGTGAATTTATTGCCGGCCTGTGGGGCGAAGAGTATCTGGTGGAGCTGTATGCGCATGGCACTGAACTCAGCTACGACACGTTCAGGCAGTTGCCCGACGCCTTCGTGCTTAAGGCCAACCATGGCAGCGGCTATAACCGGTTGGTGTTCGACAAGCAACAGGTTAGCTACGCGGAATTGTACGATCTCAGCAGTGCGTGGATGCGCAGCAACTTTTACGAGCAGAGTCGCGAAAAGCATTATCTGGACATCGAACCCTGCATCATGGTGGAACGCATGTTGCTGGATGGTGAGCAGGTGCCGAACGATATCAAGTTTCATTGTTTCAACGATAACCATGAAATTCGCATGTTCATCCAGGTGGATTACCAGCGTTTTGGCACCCATCGGCGCGACATTTTTGATATCGACTGGAACCGCACCGAAATCCGCATCAGCTTGCCGAATGCCGACGAACCGATGCCGCGGCCTACGCGGCTGGAAGAAATGACGCGCTTGGCTCGCCAGGTTGCGCAGCAGTTCTCTTATGTCCGCGTGGATTTCTACCAGGTCGGTGAGAAGGTCTATTTCGGTGAATTGACGTTTACGCCTGGTGCGGGGTTAAGCAAGCTTAAGCCGGAAAACATCGAGCAGGAATGGGGCAGTTATTTTACTGAGTAA
- a CDS encoding glycosyltransferase family 2 protein — translation MDFSIVIPIYNSARYLPKTLKRIFNACQGFDYQVILVDDCSDEDDIKYIRQIAATNSNVMLHEKKQKSNAAVSRNLGANLAQSEIVFFLDSDDYFTTNYIIRRMKKHEDRHIDIIFGNYAEVSGDSVRDFNFHYKSGSSGEDFLFLEMGDIRSSTISMRKKSDRRFLFPEFLNKHQDWGFLVNATNLGAQVAHDAGGGVFLDVGRYGRMTAKLNLEASDRFINTFLSPSDRHISGFACKHLLASLYSENAQAFNYYSSRIVRHSLSGKFKMIKWYGDCLTRLGLFSVGGRLLRNVRQGFRR, via the coding sequence ATGGATTTCTCGATCGTGATTCCTATTTATAATAGTGCGCGTTACCTGCCTAAAACTCTGAAGCGGATTTTCAACGCTTGCCAAGGGTTCGACTATCAGGTGATTTTGGTTGATGATTGCTCTGACGAGGATGACATCAAATATATTCGCCAGATAGCGGCGACTAATAGCAACGTGATGCTGCATGAGAAAAAACAGAAGAGCAATGCGGCGGTATCGCGCAACCTGGGTGCCAATTTAGCGCAATCGGAGATCGTGTTTTTTCTCGATTCGGATGATTACTTCACTACCAACTATATTATTCGCCGCATGAAGAAGCATGAAGATCGCCATATTGATATTATCTTCGGTAATTATGCAGAGGTGAGCGGCGATTCGGTACGCGACTTCAACTTCCACTACAAATCCGGTTCTTCCGGCGAGGATTTTCTTTTTCTGGAAATGGGCGATATTCGGTCATCCACCATCAGCATGCGTAAAAAAAGCGATCGCCGCTTTTTATTTCCCGAGTTTCTCAACAAACATCAGGATTGGGGCTTTCTGGTCAACGCCACCAATTTGGGCGCGCAGGTGGCGCATGACGCCGGCGGCGGGGTGTTTCTCGACGTGGGGCGCTACGGACGCATGACGGCGAAGCTTAACCTGGAGGCCAGCGACCGCTTTATCAATACCTTCCTCAGCCCCAGCGATCGCCATATCAGCGGATTCGCCTGCAAGCACCTGCTGGCCTCGCTGTATTCGGAAAACGCCCAGGCGTTCAATTATTACTCGTCGCGCATCGTGCGGCACAGCCTGAGCGGCAAGTTCAAGATGATCAAATGGTATGGCGATTGTCTGACGCGGCTGGGGTTGTTCTCGGTTGGCGGCCGGCTGTTGCGCAATGTGCGCCAGGGATTCAGGAGATGA